A genomic region of Chaetodon auriga isolate fChaAug3 chromosome 11, fChaAug3.hap1, whole genome shotgun sequence contains the following coding sequences:
- the LOC143328323 gene encoding CMRF35-like molecule 5 — MAVHLSFFLILTGLTGIHSITTVSKVSVKSGKSIYIPCLYGSQYTNYVKYLCKGYYFSSCSYKAKTNQRNSRTFSISDDKNQRIFTVTINHLTETDSGYYWCAVEINGGPDVGEFFHLSVTRGTPRLYVYHQEIKAFIGDKITINCFRHDSGRMKWCRLGGSCVTKSSGSIDGISVTINVEPPNVFTVTMSGLRTESSGWYLCVQGDFQMPVHLTVTQKPTTSEYYNYIC, encoded by the exons ATGGCTGTTCATCTCAGCTTCTTTCTCATCCTCACTGGACTCACAG GAATTCACAGCATAACTACAGTCAGTAAAGTGTCAGTAAAGAGTGGAAAATCAATCTATATCCCGTGTCTCTATGGTTCACAGTACACAAACTATGTGAAATACCTCTGTAAAGGATATTATTTTAGCTCCTGCTCATATAAAgctaaaacaaaccaaagaaattCAAGAACGTTTTCAATCTCTGATGACAAAAACCAAAGAATCTTCACTGTGACCATAAATcatctgacagagacagactctgGTTATTACTGGTGTGCTGTGGAGATTAATGGAGGGCCAGATGTTGGGGAGTtttttcacctgtcagtcaccAGAG GTACACCCAGACTTTATGTGTATCATCAGGAGATTAAAGCATTTATTGGAGACAAAATAACCATCAATTGTTTCCGTCATGACTCTGGAAGAATGAAGTGGTGCAGGCTGGGCGGCTCCTGTGTGACAAAGTCGTCTGGATCAATAGATGGAATATCAGTGACCATCAATGTGGAGCCCCCCAATGTTTTTACTGTGACTATGAGtggactgaggacagagagcagcgGCTGGTATTTGTGTGTCCAAGGAGACTTCCAGATGCCAGTGCATCTAACTGTTACTCAGAAACCGACCACGAGTGAGTACTACAATTATATTTGCTAA
- the LOC143328324 gene encoding polymeric immunoglobulin receptor-like, which yields MAVHLRLLLILTGLTGIHSITTVSKVSVKSGKSISIPCLYDSQYTNHVKYLCKGYYFSSCSYAVKTNQRNSRTFSISDDKNQRIFTVTINHLTETDSGYYWCAVEINGGADVGEFFHLSVTRGTPRLYVDRQEIKAFIGDKITINCFHHNSGGMKWCRLGGSCVTKSSGSIDGISVTINVEPPNVFTVTMSGLRTESSGWYLCVQGDFQMPVHLTVTQKPTTTTTATTTTTTTLITTTPKLVTLTAGFINTSTNVQGEQQRVSLDLKSLIIPLSLLIITSKRSFTVSPLEETKKASSAMTEKSYAQTDVDVVYSSVVTMRQKSIRKVEANDESVVYSTLA from the exons ATGGCTGTTCATCTCAgacttctcctcatcctcactggaCTCACAG GAATTCACAGCATAACTACAGTCAGTAAAGTGTCAGTAAAGAGTGGAAAATCAATCTCTATCCCGTGTCTCTATGACTCACAGTACACAAACCATGTGAAATACCTCTGTAAAGGATATTATTTTAGCTCCTGCTCATATgcagtaaaaacaaaccaaagaaattCAAGAACGTTTTCAATCTCTGATGACAAAAACCAAAGAATCTTCACTGTGACCATAAATcatctgacagagacagactctgGTTATTACTGGTGTGCTGTGGAGATTAATGGAGGGGCAGATGTTGGGGAGTtttttcacctgtcagtcaccAGAG GTACACCCAGACTTTATGTGGATCGTCAGGAGATTAAAGCATTTATTGGAGACAAAATAACCATCAATTGTTTCCATCATAACTCTGGAGGAATGAAGTGGTGCAGGCTGGGCGGCTCCTGTGTGACAAAGTCGTCTGGATCAATAGATGGAATATCAGTGACCATCAATGTGGAGCCCCCCAATGTTTTTACTGTGACTATGAGtggactgaggacagagagcagcgGCTGGTATTTGTGTGTCCAAGGAGACTTCCAGATGCCAGTGCATCTAACTGTTACTCAGAAACCGACCACGA CCacaactgcaacaacaacaacaacaacaacacttatAACCACCACTCCTAAACTTGTGACTCTCACCGCTGGTTTTATCAACACATCAACCAATGTTCAAGGGGAACAGCAACG tgtttcacttGACCTAAAGAGCCTCATCATTCCTTTGAGCTTGTTGATCATCACT AGTAAAAGGAGTTTTACTGTTTCACCTTTAGAGGAGACCAAAAAAGCATCATCAGCCATGACAGAG AAATCATATGCTCAGACTGATGTGGATGTGGTGTACAGTTCTGTGGTTACCATGAGGCAGAAAAGTATACGAAAG gTTGAAGCAAATGATGAGAGTGTTGTGTACAGCACATTGGCTTAG